One genomic region from Pongo abelii isolate AG06213 chromosome 4, NHGRI_mPonAbe1-v2.0_pri, whole genome shotgun sequence encodes:
- the LOC129059343 gene encoding histone H3.X, which yields MARTKQTARKATAWQAPRKPLVTKAARKRAPPTEGIRKPHRYKPGTRALLEIRKYQKSAQLLLRKLPFQRLVREIAQAIRPDLRFQSAAIGALQEASEAYLVQLFEDTNLCAIHARRVTIMPRDMQLARRLRGEGA from the coding sequence ATGGCACGCACCAAGCAGACCGCCCGCAAAGCCACCGCCTGGCAGGCCCCCAGGAAGCCCCTGGTCACCAAAGCCGCCAGAAAAAGGGCGCCGCCTACAGAAGGGATCAGGAAGCCTCACCGCTACAAGCCTGGCACCCGGGCGCTGCTGGAAATCAGAAAGTACCAGAAGTCCGCGCAGCTGCTCCTGCGCAAGCTGCCCTTCCAGCGCCTGGTGCGGGAGATCGCCCAGGCCATCAGGCCGGACCTGCGCTTCCAGAGCGCGGCCATTGGCGCCCTGCAGGAGGCCAGCGAGGCCTACCTGGTGCAACTCTTTGAAGACACCAACCTGTGTGCCATCCATGCCAGGCGCGTCACAATTATGCCCAGAGACATGCAGCTGGCCCGCCGCCTCCGTGGAGAGGGTGCTTAA